AAACTCAAGAGGAATTAGAACAGTTAAAGCGAAATATGGGCAGATAGGATATTTGCCGTCGTCAAAAAAAATTATTCGTAAGTTAGTAGGTAATTGGTCATCGGTGATTCATTTGCCTTGTCCAGCTACCAACTATTTTGCAGGTGATGAATCAAGCATAGATTTAAACAAACTTTTACTGTTCGCTGTTAGATTGATCTCAGGACTTAGCACGGCGATCGGACCTCTTGCCAATTCCTCTAACTCGCAAATACAAGACTTCTACAAGCTTGTGTTACTAATTACCATTTTTATCAAGTCTAACTGCATTCCGGAATTTTCAGGAAGATTACTATATCCTGAAAAACATCAATAGGGCGAACGATGGGATTCGAACCCACGAATGGAGGAACCACAATCCTCTGCCTTAACCACTTGGCTACGCTCGCCGTTGCATTACTCAGTATACCACTTTTATTCGCAGCTTGATTGCTTTAACACAAAATATGAAAAATCCTCATATTATTACCTACCTTGGAGTTGCAGCCTTAGCAGGAATAGGAATCACAATGGCTGCGACTAACCCAAGCTTGTCAGCCTACGAAGCCTATGCGGTACAACGGTTGACAGAATACTTAAAAAGCGACGTTTGTTCGCAAGTTCCAGAGGCTTTTGGCGATTTCTTGCAGCGTAATTGCGCTAAGATTGTGGATTCGAGCCAAGAGCAAATGCGATTGATCGTTACTCAAGCAACACAGCAGCAAAATTTTATTCTATTTAGTATTTATCGAACGAATCTATCGGTGAATCCTTTACTGCCATCTTATCAATTTGAAACTTTAGGAGTTTTTAATAATTTTTACACTTATAGTGCTGAACGTCAGTAAGCCTAGCCCAGAACGCGAATGAATTCTAAGGGTAATCCATCCGGATCGGCAATAAAGGCGACTTCATAACAGCGATCGCCAATTTGTTGTTGAGTCGGTTCGAGAAGAACTTTTAAAGCCTGATATCGTTCGGGTTGCGACTGCTGGGCTTGGATAAAGCGTTGTTGTAATGCCGTTAACCAACTAGGAAGATCGCTAGTGACATGACTCAGGTCAAACGATAAGTGGTAGTATCCGACATAATGTTCGTCGTTGAAAGCGTCTGGTGCGGGGCGGGGTTGAGGAATTTGAATGAGTTCAATTCTGCCATTGAGTCCTTCCATCCAGCAAGCCAAGGTGTAGCCTGTAGTAAAGCGCTCGCACACGGTAAACCCCAGAAGTTCGTAAAAGGCGATCGCGCGATGAATATCAGCAGTGCGAATCGAAGCGTGATGCATGGAAGTAGCGCAGGTAAAATACCTACGTGCTATTCAAACAATCGGAAATAAGGGTAGCGTACAGGGACACCAGGCTCTTTTTCCAAGTCAAAGTTAATCACTTCCCAACATGGTTCCTCTTGAGGATCGGGACTAAATTCTACAGGTAAACCGTAAAGCCTTGGTTTTGAGGCTTCCGACTGTCCTCGCCAGGGTGTACTTCGCTCTAAATAACCACTAATCAGTTCTTGATAGCGACGGGCGATGATCACGCGAGTTGCGCGATATCCTTGCGTATACAGGCGATCGAGTGCCTCGTGAATTTCAAAGCGAATGCCATCAGGATGCGTGTGCTGTCGATACCACTCGCTATTCCAACGTCGCCAGTGACGCCCTGACTGAAGATGAATCAGTTCGCCAGTTTTGGGATCGGCTTCAAAAGCGCCGTGACGCGGACACAAATACGTATCAGTCAAAGTCAGTGCCGGAATCGTCTGGCGACAGTGAGGACACTGAATTTCGGGACCAAAAATTGGGTATTGTAAGCCTGGGTTAATCATGTAGAGCAAAGCAGCATAGGTCTCTGTACACCAGCGCCAGTAGTTTTATTTTGACATTGCTCTAAAAAGCTGTCATACTTTTTTGCTTGCACTGTCTTTCTATCAGTTTTTACACCATGATATGCTCATAGAACAACCAAGTTTTAATTCTTTTATCCACATTCGCAGATAAATTTTGGTTGAACTCTGAGAATAATATCTATTCTACTGTGTCTGTTATATCCTACTGGAGCGATCCTGACCTTTCTGCGGCGGCTTTTGTTGCTGCCAATGCTACTGTTGTGGGTAAAGTCACGCTGGCAACAGGGGTAAGCGTCTGGTATGGTGCTGTCATTCGCGGTGATGTTGAGCGAATTGAAATTGGCGAGTATACAAATATTCAGGATGGTGCGATTTTGCATGGCGATCCTGGTAAGCCCACGATTTTAGAAGATTACGTGACTGTAGGGCATCGAGCCGTTGTGCATTCAGCGTATATTGAACGCGGTAGCTTGATCGGAATCGGCGCAGTCATTTTAGATGGAGTTAGGGTAGGAACTGGAAGTATCGTTGGGGCTGGGGCTGTTGTGACGAAAGATGTTCCGCCGCGATCGCTTGTTGTTGGAGTACCTGGAAAATGCATTCGTGAGGTTTCTGAATCAGAAGCCGCTGAATTAATTACTCACGCACGTCACTATCAAAAGCTAGCGCTCGTTCATGCAGGTAAAGGTACAGACTTAGGATTCTTGCCGTAGGTGGTGCTTTAGTACATGAAAAAGCAATGCCCGCAAGGCAAAATATAATAATCTTTACATAAAGAACTTATTCACTAAGATAACAATGCGGGGATCTAGAAATTTTACCAATTTCGGCTAACAATAAAAGATGAGAAAATTCAAAAATCTTTAATTTCTACTTTCAAGAGGTAAAGATATGGACATCGATATGCGGGTTGCTTTTGTGTTACTTCCTGTCATTGCCGCAGCAAGTTGGGCAGTGTTCAACATTGCACCTGCTGCTATCAAGCAAATTCAAGCTTTTCTCAACAAGGAAGCTTAGGTAACGAAAGTTAAATCAAGCTGAAATAGAGGAGATAGCAAGACAAGGTGACCGAGAATGTCTTGCTCTTCTCCTTCTAAAGATGACAGACTTAGGTGAATGTCTGGGTAATATCTGTATCTACGATTAAAGTGGCGATACCAGAAAGATACTGGTTATAGCGGTTACCCTCGATGTCTAGAGTGCGGTCGAAGCGCCATCCTCGATCGAGCACAGTTACTGTATCGCCGACGTTCCCTTTCACAATTAACTCATTGCTGGTGTCAGAGAGGTTGAGTAACTCCAAGCGATTGAGCTTTAAGGTATTGTCGCCTGTCCCCGTCAGGTCGATTAGCTCAAATTCACTCATCTTGTTGTTACTAAGATTAATCAAGTCTAGATTGATACCAGTACCATCGACTCTTAACGTATCATTGCCGCTACCGCCTTTGACGCGGCGATCGCTTGCATCGAACGCGATAGTGTCATTTCCTGCACCACCATAAAGAACGTCTGCGCCTAAACCGCCAATTAAAGTATCATTGCCTAACCCACCGATGATGACGTCATTGCTAGGCGTGCCAGTTAGGCGATCGCTGTTTGCTGTACCTAGATGCGTAACTTTACCAGTGAAGTTGCGACCAAATACTACATAACTTTCGCCAGCATTTTGTTGCCAATTGGCATCGGCATTAGAAGCTCCGATTATCAAATCATCAAAGCCATCACCGTTAACATCTCCTGCCCCACTTACCGAATTACCTGAGTTGTCACTTGGCACAATACCATTAATGACAATACCATTGCTGCCATTGAAGTCAGAAGTGTCGAGGCTGGGAGTAAAGCCTGCTGCTTTGCCGAACACCAAATAACTCTTACCCGTAGCACCTCGGTAAAACCCAGCGTCACCGTCGCTAGGAGAACCAACGATCAAGTCATCGAAGCCATCGCCGTTGACATCTCCTGCCCCACTTACCGAAATGTTTGAAGAAAAATAGGTACTAAACCCGCTAATTTTGAAACCATTAGTTCCATTGAGGGTAGAAAGATCTAAGCTAGCACTAAACTTCCCTGGTTTACCAAAGACTACGTAGCTGTAACCCCCATTAAAAGTGGATGCCCCAATAATTAGGTCGCCAAAGCCGTCACCATTAATATCCCCTGCCTCTGAAATACTACTAGGGGAGTAATTGTTGTCGGCAAATCCCCTAATCTTAAAGCCATTGGTGCCATCGAGGGTAGACAAGTTAAAGTTGGTATCAAACCCCTCTGCGCCGAACACGACATAGCTTTCACCAGCAGAATTGGCACGAGGAGCACCAATAACGATGTCGCTCAAGCCGTCGCCGTTAATATCCCCTGCACCACTCACGGAAGTCCCCAAACTGTCACCACTATTAATACCGCGAATCCTAAAGCCATTGGTGCCATCAAGGGTAGACAAGTTCAAGTTAGCACTAAAGCCCCCCTGCTTGCCGAACACGACATAGCTTTCACCAGCGGAATTGGCATTAGGAGCACCAATTATGAGGTCGTGGATGCCATCGCCGTTGACGTCCCCTGCACCACTCACGGAAGTCCCCAAACTGTCGGAAGTACTAAGGCTATTAATCCTAAAGCCATTGGTGCCATCAAGGGTAGACAAGTTCAAGTTGGTATCAAACCCCTCTGCGCCGAACACGACATAGCTTTCACCAGCAGAATTGGCAAGAGGAGCACCAATAATAATGTCAGCAAAGCCATCGCTGTTGACATCCCCTGCTGAACTGACCGAAGTGCCTGAATAGTCATAAGCATTAATGCCGCGAATCTTAAAGCCATTCTTGCCATTGAGGTCAGCAAGGTTGAGTTCTTCTGTAAATTGGAATCCTGCTGTAAACCTGAAGTAATCGTTCGCAAGGCTTAAACCTGTAACGCCTTGGATAATTGCAATGAGTTCATTCGGTTCGCTACCAGGCTTATTGATGTAGATCGCTGTCCCCTTTGGTAAACCACTCGGCGATGCAGCCAAAACATATTTGCTGCGAGTTCCCTGGAGTTGAATGACATCAGCGTTGGGGTTAAAGTCAGTGATGAGTGCGTAACTACTTCTACCATCGGTGGCAGGGTTGCGATCGTCATAGAAAACTTGAGTGGCATTTCCAAGAACGAATCGATCTGACGCCGTACCGCCAGTTAAAGTATCCTTTTCTCTAACTCCTCCGGAACTTCCCCAAAGTTTATCTTTACCTGCACCTCCAGAAAGGCGATCGCTACCTGCTAATCCCTTAAGGACATTGTTAAGATCATTGCCAATAATGATGTTATTGAGGTTATTACCTGTGCCACTAGTGGCTCTCGAGTTTAGCGTCAAATTTTCCAGATTACTGCCTAGCGTATAGCTGAAGTTAGCTATAACCGTATCTATTCCTGAGTTGGCAGCTTCTATAAGCGTGTCACCCGTGCTAGTAAGGATATAAGTATCGTTTCCTTTACCACCATGCAAGACATCACCGTACGAGTTGGCATTGCCAAATCGAGAGTCACTTCCTCTCAATGTATCGTCTCCATTGCCACCGTACAAAGTGTCTCTGAAATCCTGATTGATTAGCGAGTAGTAGCCCCCTCTTAAATCATCATTGCCATCGCCACCATAGAGGACGTCGTTCCCAGAAGTATACCTGTCATCACCTAGTAGAGTGTCGTTGCCGTCACCACCATACAGCGTATCATTGTCATTATAGCTGTAACGTTGTCCGCCCACTAGATAATTATTGGCAGCGTTACCAACGATGATGTTGTTGAGGTTGTTGCCTGTACCATTAATCGCGCGAGTCCCTGTTAGGGTGAGATTCTCTAGCTTATTTCCTAACGTATAGCTGACCGATGACCGGACGGTATCTGTACCTGAATTATCAATAATCGTGTCTGTTATACTGTCAACAATATAAATATCGTTACCTGCTCCTCCGTTCAGGGTATCTATACCAGTTCCACCATTGAGTGTATCGTTGCCTGTGCCCCCGAATAGGCGATCGTTACCTCCTAGACCGCGTAAAATATCATTACCAGCAAAACCAAATATAGAATCAGCCGAGTTAGTGCCAGTGAGAGTATCGTTTCCTGGCGTACCCTTGATAATCGCCATACAACATCTCCATATATTATCTCAGCTATATAAATTTAGGAATTAAAACACGAACTTGTTTGAGCAACAGCAAGCAGGTAATGATAGCAGTACGCTTTCCAAAACCTCATTATTTGCTGTATCTAATAAATGAAACTAGCGCTATTTGGTTATGAGTAATTAAAGTTTTAATAAATAGTTGAAGTTTGAGTAAGGCAAAAGAGTTGAATTAATCTTGACAAAGAAAGCGCATCATACTAACTATTTTTCTCAGATAGCTTATGCTGATACGCCGATTCTCCTGCGCAGCTTTTCTGCTCTACGCTTAGCAGTAGAATTATTGGGTTCAAACTCTAGCGTTTGCTCGTAGGTTTGTAGTGCTTGAGCTGTTAGGTTTTTTCGCTCGTAAGCATGACCTAAGTTGTTGAGTGCAGTGATGTATTGAGGTCGATGTTTAAGAGCTTCTTTGTAGTTGCGAATTGCTAAGTCATACTGCTCTTGGGCAAAGTAAGCATAGCCTAACCCGTTATAAATAGGAGCAATATTTTCTTCTGCTTCTTGTTCGGCTGCTTTGAGTGCTTTTTGAAATAGCGAGATCGCTTGCGCGTAAACTTTTTTATCTAAATAAATACTTGCCAACTCATAATATTCTTGCGTTGTTCCCTTTTCCTTGTTGAGCTTCTTTTGCAGCCGCGAGAGTGCATTTTCTATTCTACGGGTTTTGAAAACTTGACGGAAGATGGTGAAGCCCGCCACTGATAGTAACACTAGCAAAATAGAAAGGTAAACAACAGCTAAAGAGTTATCCATTGTTTGTAAATACAGATATTAAACAAGTTTGTGCTGTCTTTATTATTAAAGAGATGGGGGACTGGGGGCTAGAGGTGAGTTATAATTTTTGCTCGCACTTTGCATTTAGTTATCTGAAAATCTAGCTTTCTGGTTAATTGGCAATCCCCAATAGCTAGCACGTTGTTGCAGCCACCCTTGTGTGAAGTAACGCGCGATCGCAGCGTTTACCTGTTGTCGCAAGGCATTATATTGCAAGCCTTTGGGCATTGCGATCGCTATTGGCTCTGCGGACAGTAATGTTGGTAAAAGGCGATATTGTGGATATTCTTGTACCCAGCCGCTCAAAACACTAGCATCAGCGGCGAACCCATCAGCATTATTAGACTCTAAAAGTGAGTAAGCTTGCGTGTAAGAGTCAACACCAACTAATTGCACTGATGGCATGAAATAACGAATCGTAGGAATCGTACTTGAACCATTTAAGACGGCTATTCTTCTTGCTGCAAAATCACTCAAGTTCTGTACGGACGGAACTTTTGTTACGATCGCTGTTCCATCAAAGTAGTAAGGAAGACTGAAATCCACCAATCGCGCGCGCGATTCTGTCACCGTTATGTTGGCGATCGCAAAATCGACTTGACGGTCTATCACTGCTGCTAAGCGATCGCGGTTGGCGACAGGTTGAAATCGAACCGCGTTAGCATCTCCTAGCAAATCTTGGGCTAAACGCTGTGCTATGTCAATTTCTAGCCCTTGCAGGTTTCCTTGCGCATCGAGGTAACTGAGTGGACGTAAATTGTCTTTCACCGCAACGAGAAAATAACCGCGTTGCTGAATTTCTGGCAAATTAGCAGCATGGGTAGCGATCGCAAATGGAATTCCCCAGCGTGCAATCGCTGTGCCTGCCCTAATATTCATGCTAGCTATCACAAAGGAACAAACAAGAATCAGCAGAAGCTGACGTTTTACCTTCATCCCCGCGCTTGGTTTGCCATTTCTGCAACTTTAGCAAAACCTGCTGGATCGAGGACTGCCATTTGTGCCAACATTTTACGATTAAGTTGAACGTTGGCTTTTTTCAGATTTCCGATTAGTTGGCTGTAGCTCATATCGTGCTGTCGCGCTGCAGCATTGATACGGGTAATCCACAACCGACGGAAATCGCGCTTGCGTTTTTTGCGATCGCGATAGGCGCTTCGCAGTGCTTTCATCACTTGCTGATTTGCAGTGCGAAATAGAGTTGAGTGCGAACCGCGAAAACCTTTGGCTAGTTTGAGAATTTTTTTACGGCGCTTGCGCGCAACGTTACCGCGTTTGACTCGTGTCATCGTTTTTTCCTAAAAGTTAAATTACAAGTATGGCAGCATAAACCGGACGTTTTGCTCGTCGCGTTCGTTGACGACTTCCATTTGGGAGAGGCGACGCTTTCTTGCAGAAGATTTGTGCTGTAGTAGGTGGTTTTTGAACGCTTTGCGGCGAACAATTTTTCCACTACCAGTTGCACGAAACCTTTTTGCCGCTGCTTTTCTGGTTTTAAGTTTTGGCATGAGTTTTTGTTAATTCGACACAATCTATCATCATACCATGTCGTTGCCTATACTGCATGAAGTGAGCGTTCTTGCGATCTGTCGTGAGAAAGACGCAGACACACTGTTACTTGCTTAGGATGATGGAGATTCGTACACAATTTGCGTTATCTATCATAGGAGTGCATTAATGAGTTCATTGACTCGACCTTTGGCTGTTGTCACTGGTGCTTCTAATGGCATTGGTTATGAGCTTGCCAAGCAGT
The Chroococcidiopsis sp. TS-821 genome window above contains:
- a CDS encoding DUF4359 domain-containing protein, with translation MKNPHIITYLGVAALAGIGITMAATNPSLSAYEAYAVQRLTEYLKSDVCSQVPEAFGDFLQRNCAKIVDSSQEQMRLIVTQATQQQNFILFSIYRTNLSVNPLLPSYQFETLGVFNNFYTYSAERQ
- a CDS encoding VOC family protein, with the translated sequence MHHASIRTADIHRAIAFYELLGFTVCERFTTGYTLACWMEGLNGRIELIQIPQPRPAPDAFNDEHYVGYYHLSFDLSHVTSDLPSWLTALQQRFIQAQQSQPERYQALKVLLEPTQQQIGDRCYEVAFIADPDGLPLEFIRVLG
- a CDS encoding TIGR02652 family protein, yielding MINPGLQYPIFGPEIQCPHCRQTIPALTLTDTYLCPRHGAFEADPKTGELIHLQSGRHWRRWNSEWYRQHTHPDGIRFEIHEALDRLYTQGYRATRVIIARRYQELISGYLERSTPWRGQSEASKPRLYGLPVEFSPDPQEEPCWEVINFDLEKEPGVPVRYPYFRLFE
- a CDS encoding gamma carbonic anhydrase family protein, yielding MSVISYWSDPDLSAAAFVAANATVVGKVTLATGVSVWYGAVIRGDVERIEIGEYTNIQDGAILHGDPGKPTILEDYVTVGHRAVVHSAYIERGSLIGIGAVILDGVRVGTGSIVGAGAVVTKDVPPRSLVVGVPGKCIREVSESEAAELITHARHYQKLALVHAGKGTDLGFLP
- a CDS encoding photosystem II protein Y, encoding MDIDMRVAFVLLPVIAAASWAVFNIAPAAIKQIQAFLNKEA
- a CDS encoding S-layer family protein; protein product: MAIIKGTPGNDTLTGTNSADSIFGFAGNDILRGLGGNDRLFGGTGNDTLNGGTGIDTLNGGAGNDIYIVDSITDTIIDNSGTDTVRSSVSYTLGNKLENLTLTGTRAINGTGNNLNNIIVGNAANNYLVGGQRYSYNDNDTLYGGDGNDTLLGDDRYTSGNDVLYGGDGNDDLRGGYYSLINQDFRDTLYGGNGDDTLRGSDSRFGNANSYGDVLHGGKGNDTYILTSTGDTLIEAANSGIDTVIANFSYTLGSNLENLTLNSRATSGTGNNLNNIIIGNDLNNVLKGLAGSDRLSGGAGKDKLWGSSGGVREKDTLTGGTASDRFVLGNATQVFYDDRNPATDGRSSYALITDFNPNADVIQLQGTRSKYVLAASPSGLPKGTAIYINKPGSEPNELIAIIQGVTGLSLANDYFRFTAGFQFTEELNLADLNGKNGFKIRGINAYDYSGTSVSSAGDVNSDGFADIIIGAPLANSAGESYVVFGAEGFDTNLNLSTLDGTNGFRINSLSTSDSLGTSVSGAGDVNGDGIHDLIIGAPNANSAGESYVVFGKQGGFSANLNLSTLDGTNGFRIRGINSGDSLGTSVSGAGDINGDGLSDIVIGAPRANSAGESYVVFGAEGFDTNFNLSTLDGTNGFKIRGFADNNYSPSSISEAGDINGDGFGDLIIGASTFNGGYSYVVFGKPGKFSASLDLSTLNGTNGFKISGFSTYFSSNISVSGAGDVNGDGFDDLIVGSPSDGDAGFYRGATGKSYLVFGKAAGFTPSLDTSDFNGSNGIVINGIVPSDNSGNSVSGAGDVNGDGFDDLIIGASNADANWQQNAGESYVVFGRNFTGKVTHLGTANSDRLTGTPSNDVIIGGLGNDTLIGGLGADVLYGGAGNDTIAFDASDRRVKGGSGNDTLRVDGTGINLDLINLSNNKMSEFELIDLTGTGDNTLKLNRLELLNLSDTSNELIVKGNVGDTVTVLDRGWRFDRTLDIEGNRYNQYLSGIATLIVDTDITQTFT
- a CDS encoding tetratricopeptide repeat protein; the protein is MDNSLAVVYLSILLVLLSVAGFTIFRQVFKTRRIENALSRLQKKLNKEKGTTQEYYELASIYLDKKVYAQAISLFQKALKAAEQEAEENIAPIYNGLGYAYFAQEQYDLAIRNYKEALKHRPQYITALNNLGHAYERKNLTAQALQTYEQTLEFEPNNSTAKRRAEKLRRRIGVSA
- a CDS encoding transporter substrate-binding domain-containing protein, with the translated sequence MNIRAGTAIARWGIPFAIATHAANLPEIQQRGYFLVAVKDNLRPLSYLDAQGNLQGLEIDIAQRLAQDLLGDANAVRFQPVANRDRLAAVIDRQVDFAIANITVTESRARLVDFSLPYYFDGTAIVTKVPSVQNLSDFAARRIAVLNGSSTIPTIRYFMPSVQLVGVDSYTQAYSLLESNNADGFAADASVLSGWVQEYPQYRLLPTLLSAEPIAIAMPKGLQYNALRQQVNAAIARYFTQGWLQQRASYWGLPINQKARFSDN
- the rplT gene encoding 50S ribosomal protein L20 — translated: MTRVKRGNVARKRRKKILKLAKGFRGSHSTLFRTANQQVMKALRSAYRDRKKRKRDFRRLWITRINAAARQHDMSYSQLIGNLKKANVQLNRKMLAQMAVLDPAGFAKVAEMANQARG
- the rpmI gene encoding 50S ribosomal protein L35, translating into MPKLKTRKAAAKRFRATGSGKIVRRKAFKNHLLQHKSSARKRRLSQMEVVNERDEQNVRFMLPYL